The genome window GCGAACCTCCGGAGAATTGCGGGAGGTGCTGATCGTCCCGCTCGTCGACAAGAACGCCAGACCTGGATCGACCGTCGAGGTCGGCCTGATGTGGTACGTCCATGCCCCGCTGCCCAAATCTCCCCTGACTTTGAACGGCGTTCTTGAGGCCTTTCCGGCGATGAAACCGCAGCACATCGATGAGCAGCTTCTCAAGGTGCTGAGCGCCGGAACGTTTGAACGGCTGGAAACACTGCAGCTCCCGACCGATTCGGCCGTCCCGCCACGCCGGCTGGTGCCGCTGACCCTCAATACCGGTTGGAACTATCGGACATCTTCCGATCTTCGAACCCAGGTTAAGGAGGTTCTCGAGAGCACAGGCTATGTGGTGTCGACCGAAGGACGGATGAAGGACATTGCCACGGAGAACGAAGCGTGGAGCCGGGACGACTTCCGAGACGTTGTCCAACTCTCCTTCTTCAGCCCACCGCCGCGACGCGGACGGAGCCCAAGAACGTCTTTCCGGGTCTCCGGCCGCTATCTAGCTACGGCCCCCGTGAAACGCTCGGAATAAATCCTCCGGCAAGGCCGACGACCGTGCCGCCGCGGGCTGTGTTCTGCGATCAGCCGGAAATGCGAACGAGCCGCGTCACCTTGGTGACGCGGCTCGCGTGTTTCCTGAACGGATGCGGTGCAGTGGACTACCGCAGGCTGTCCAGCCGGGCCTTCACCTGAGCCTGCGCCTTCTCCAGGACTTCTTTCACCGAGACCGGCTTGCCCCCCTGGCGCTTGCTCTCGTCGGCCGCTTCCATGAAGGCGTAGAGCTCGATCGTCTCCTCCGGGGCGACCGGCGGCTCGCCGGTGCGGAAGAACTTCACGATTTCGACGATCAGCGGCTCGTAGCCTTTGAAGTTCCCCAGCGGCACGGCCTGCTTCTCGCCGAACACCGTTCCGCCGTAGCCCCCCTTGCCACCGCGAATCCCCCGGAAGGTCCCGATCCGGCCTTCCTTCCAGACGCCGGTCACGAAGTCCGCGTCCTTGGTCGAGGCCCGCGTGACGGTCTCGCAGCCGGGGCCCATCACGGTGTAGAGGATCTCGCAGCCGTGGATGCCGTACCAGAAGAGGTCCGGGTGGGTCGCTTCGAGCGAGCAGGGGCTGAAGGCGTCGCAGCCGAAGACCTTTCCAAATTCGCCGGCCCGGGCCTTGAGCGATTCGGGGATGAACCGCAGCGACGAGGAGGAGAACATCGGGACGTTGTATTCCTTGGCCGCCTGGTAGATGGCGAGGCAGTCGACGAGCGAGCCCGCGACCGGCTTGTCGATGAACACCGGCTTTCCGGCCTTGAAGACCTTGAGGGCCTGCTCCAGGTGCGGACGGCCGTCGTTCGTTTCGAGGAGGACGCAGTCGACCATCGGCAGCAGATCGTCGATCGAGTCGACCACCTTGACCCCCAGTTCCTCCACCTTCTTGGTGTACTCGGGGATCCGGCTCTTCGACGACTCGATGTCGCGGCTTCCCCAGGGATAGGCGGCGACGATCCGGCATCCTTCAAAGCCGGGCTTCGTCTTTGCCGAGTTCAGGACCGTTGTGAAGGCGACGGAGTGAGACGTATCGAGGCCGATGAGTCCGATCTTGATCGGCTTCACCGGCTTGGGGGGCTCGGCCTTCTCTTCCGTTTCGGGCTTCTCCTGCGTTGCCGGCTTCGCCGCCTTGTCCTCCTGGGCCGCCGCGAAGGGGGAGACCGCGGCGTGAGCTAAGGAGCGGGGGAGTGTTTCAGCCGGTACGACCACCACGCCGCCGGAGCCGCTCTGTCCGCCATTTCTACCTTCGGCCTTCGGCCTGACGTCGTCCGCCTCGACCTCGTAGACGATCGCCTGCTTCGTATCGAGCGCGACCGCCAGCCGCTTGCCGTCGGCCGAGAGGGCCAGGTCGGTCACCTTGCCGGTCTCGAAGTCGACCCCGTCGACCACTTCCCCTTCGTCGCGGGTCCAGACCCGGATCCCCGCCCCCCCCTGGAACCGGCCGCCGCAGCCGCTGACGAGCCGCTGGCTGTCCGGGAAGAAGGCGACGCAGGTCGAGGGCCGCTGGTGCCCGCCGAAGAAGCCGAGCGCCTTGCCGGTTTCGACGTCGTAGACGTTGACCCGCTCGTCGAACGAGGTCGTCGCCAGGAATTTGCCGTCCGGGGAGAAGGTGACTTCCGTGGGGGGCTTCTGGTGCGGCGTGAGCGTCTGGACCGCTTCGCCGGTGGCGAGTTTCCAGACCTTGATCTCGCCGGGACGGGTCAGCCGGGTTTCATCGCCGGAGGTCGTCGCCACGAGCGTTCCATCGGGCGAGACGGCGACGCCGGTGACGGGATCGGTGAACTTGCCGAGCTTTGACCGCTCGGTGCCGTCGGCGACGTTCCAGACGCGGACCGTCATGTCTTCCGCACAGGAGACGAGCGACTGGCCGTCGGGCGTCAGGGCGAGGTCGGTGACGTAGCCGCGGTGGCCTTTCCACTTCGGCGAAATCGTGCCGTCGGCGACGGTGACCGGCGTGATCCCCTGGTAGCCGCCGACATAGAGGTGCGTACCGTCGTTCGAGTAGGTGAGGCTGCGGACGAAGCCGGATTTCGTCGGGACCTTGGCGATCCGCTTCTTTTCGGAGAGGTTCCAGAGCTCGACGACGTCGTAGCTGCCGACCGCCACGGTCTTGCCGGTCGGGTCGAGGGCCACGCTCGTGGCGGCGTCCGGAAGGTTCTTGACGGCGAACGCGGGGTGGATCCCTTTGCCTTCCGGGATCTCTTCGGCTTCCTCGGCCCGGGCGGCCGGACCCATGCCGAGGAGAACGAGCAGGAGCAACATCACGGCCAGCGGGCCGCGACGAAGAGGAGACATCGACAACAAGGCCATCCGCATACCACCCTCACAGGAAATGTGTCCGGTCGCGGCGAATCGGGTCGGGGCGCTCGATGTCAGAAATCACTCGACCGGTCCGGCGAGGATAGCACCCGGGGTCGGGCTGGAGAATGAACCTCGCGGGGGAACCGCCTGTCCTGGCGGATGCTCGCGGTCCGGGGGATTGACGGGACCGGTCCGCGCCGTTGTGATGCGGGTTGGTATCGCGGTATCCGAAGAGGGGCGACGACGTCCGGCATGATTCAGATTATCGATTACGGCATGGGGAACCTTCGCAGCGTGCAGAAGGCATTTGAGAAACTGGGCTTCCCGGCCGAGATCTGCAGCGACCCGCGGCATGTCGCGACGGCGGACCGGCTGGTCCTTCCGGGGGTGGGGGCTTTTCGGGATGCGATTCACGAGCTGAACCGGCTTGGGTTTCCGGATCCGATCCGTGAGTACGTGGCCTCCGGGCGTCCGTTTCTCGGCATCTGCCTGGGGCTGCAGTTGCTGTTCGACGTCAGCTTTGAGGATGGTGAATACGCGGGGCTGGGGATTGTGCCGGGGCAGGTGGTGCGGTTTGAGTCACAGCCGGGGTTGAAGATTCCGCACATGGGGTGGAACTCGTTGCGGATTGTTCAGCCGGCGCCGCTGCTGGCGAATCTTCCGCAGGATCCGCAGGTGTATTTCGTCCACAGTTATCACGTGGTTCCGAAGGACCCGTCGTTCATCGCTGCGACGTCGGATCATGGTGGTGAGTTTGTGGCGGCGATTCAGCGGGGGAATCTGTATGCCACGCAGTTCCATCCGGAGAAGAGCCAGCAGGTGGGTCTGCAGTTGTTGAGGAACTTCGCTACGGCCTGAGCAGCAGCCGGCCTCGTGAGAACCGGGTCCAGGGGCACCCTGGTGGGGAGTGCAGAGGGGCCTGTGTTGTTTTCTTGGCCCTTTGCCCGCCGGAGGCTTGGCCGTCGAGAGATGTCTGAAGGAACGCGTGTTCAAGTGCGGACACCGTGGCGGATGCCGCCTCACCAACCCGCTGCGAGTGCGGAGCGAGCGGTGAATCCTCAACGCCGGTCCCACAAAGGGGACGTCAGTCGTGTCCCACGGTTCCTCAACGAAAATGCCTCCGGCGGCAAGGGGGCGAGGCCCCCTTGACCCCAGTGGCCGTGGCACGTTGGGTTTGAGCGGGCATAGCTGCGTCGGCAACAACGTGAGTTTGAGCTTTCGAACTGACCTTGCTCAGATGGGTTCGGAAAACGAAACAGACTCTGTTTGTGTTTTTCGTTTTTCGAAAGCGGTTGGCCGAATTGCTGTTGACTTGCGAAACAAGTCCAGACATCCTGTTCCCGGAATCAAAACGCATGTCCGCCCCCCGCACCCCCGTCACCAACGAGTGTCCCTACTGCTCGGAGCCCATGGCGACCCGACGGATGGAATGCACCCGCTGCCGGATCGGCGTCGAGGCGGCCTTCCCCGAATCGCGGCTCGGAAACCTCCCGACCGAGCATCAACGGTTCATTGAGATGTTCGTCCTCGCCGGAGGCAACCTCAAGGAAATCGCCGAGCAGACCGGGGTCTCCTATCCCACGATCCGGTCGCGGCTGCTGAAAATCATCGATGTCCTGCGGGCGGAGATCGGCAAGACCTCCGTCACCCGCGGGTCCCTGCTGGATGCCGTCGACGACGAGCCGTCGGCGGCCGAGCTCATCAAGAGTATCTAGTCCGGAGTGCCCGCTTGGGGCTTCCGGTGCGCTGTCTCTCTTTCCGGTCCACCCCCGTTCGGGCCGACGTACGGCCCGGCTGCGCTTGCGAGGTCAACCCATGTCCCGTTCCGACCGTCGAGATGAAGGAGCCTGGCTCGACTCCGCGCTCCACGACCCCCTGCTGCTGAACTCCCTTCGCAGCGAAGACGCCCGCCGCAGCATCCGCCGGCGCCGGGCCGTCCTCCTCGGAGGCCTGTTGATCGCCATGCTGGTAGGCGGCTTCGCCATCCGGGCCACGATGGCCGGAAAGGCGGATTCGCTCGCCACCGAAGGCTGGTCGCTCTGGAAGGCCCAGAGCTACACCGAAGCGGAGGAGAAGTTCACCGAAGCGACCAAGGAAGACCCGAAGTCGGAGAACGCCTGGAGCGGCCTCGGCTGGTCCAGGTTCGGACAGGGGAAGTACCCGCAGGCGGTCGAGGCCTTCCGGAAGTGCCTCGAACTCGCCCCCAAGCATCCTGCCGCGCTGAACGGCGTCGGGCAGTGCCTCCTGGCCCAGCGAAAGTACGACGAAGCCGAGAAGGCGCTCCTGGAAGCGGCCCCCACGGCGGAGGCGGCGTGGCACGGTCTGGGGACCGTCTACCTGCTCAAGGGGGACTTCAAGAAGGCGGAGACCTGGTGGCAGAAGATCGCCAACCAGCAACCGAGGAACGACCTCGCCGCGCGGCTGCTGGCGGCATCCAAAGCGGGATCGCTCAGCGACGAACTGCGGGCCATGATCGAACCTCCCGGCCTGCCCGAACCGGGGGCGACCAACGGCTGGGCCCTGCTGAATCAGGGGAAGATGAAAGAGGCTCGCGAAGCCTTCGAAGCGGCTCTCAAGAAGTCGCCGGATGACCTGGGGGCGGCCAATGGTCTCGGCTTTACCCTTCTGAACCTGGGTGAGTGGGACAAGGCGAAGCCCTACTTCGAGCAGTGCCTGAAGGCAAACAAGAGCCACGCTGGTGCGATGAACGGTTTGGCGCGGTGTCTTCACGCTGAGGGGAAGACTGACGAAGCGATTGCCCTCTGGGAGAAGCTTGACCGGGATTTTCCGGGTCCGAACGCCGGCACGACGTTCCTGGCGCAGACGTGGGTCGAGCGGGGCGAGCATGCCAAGGCGATCCCCTACATCGAGAAGCTCCTTGCGGAAGAGCCTTCGAACGAGACGTATAAGGAGTGGCTCGACAACGCCAAGGCCGGAGTGGCGAAGAAGGATCAGTAGGAAAGGCGATGGAAGAACCGGGGTCCAGGGGTTCCCCCTGGTGGGGAGTGCAGAGGGGCAACGCCCCTTTGCCCGCCGGAGGCCTGGCCGTCGAGAGGTGTCTGAAGGAGTGAGTGTCCAAGCGCGGACACCGTGTCGTATGCCCTCTCACCAACCCGCGGGGATTGCAAGGCCAGCGGTCTGGTGTGAAGGAGTGCTCATGGCGGGTACCACAAAGGGGATATCCGTTGCTTACCACGGTTCCTCATGGAAGTGCCTCCGGCGGCAAGGGGGCACAGTGTTGTTTTTTGGCCCCTTGACCCCAGGCTGCCGTCGCACGTTGGGTCTGAGGGAGCACAGCCTTGCCGGCAAGGACGCGGTTTGAGTCCCGTCCGTTTCAGGGAACCGGCCGGGACTGTGGAGGGACGGCGAGGAGCCGGTGAATTTCCCGCGAAGGGGCGGCGGACGAATTCGATCCGCCGGAACCGGCTCCGTACGATCTTCCCCATGAGTGGATCGCTTCCTCGCCGGACTCTTCTCTGGGCCACCCTGCGACCGGCGGTTCCCCTGCTGCTTTGGCCGCTGTGGGGAACCGGCTGCCAGTCGCAGGCGAACTCCCCCGCCGCCGGTCCGCCGTCAGCTTCGTCCAGCATGGTCTTAACGGATGATGGGGCGGGAACGGCTGCACCCGATGTCGCAACGACCGCTGCCGACCGTTCCGAGCAAGCCTCGGTTTCCCCCCCCTCGAAGTCGCGTCCGGGCGACTGGGCTCAGCTCTTTGGCGCGAACTGCGACAGCCGATCGCCCGATCACAGCCTCGACTGGAGCTGGGAGCCGCAGGGCCCACCCGTCGTCTGGCGGAAGCCGATCGGCATCGGCTACAGCGCTCCGGTGCTCCGCGAAGGGCGGCTCATCCTCCAGGACCGCGTCGAAGCGGACGAGCGGCTGGTCTGCTTCGATGCCGAGACCGGGAAGGAGCGGTGGATCACCCGCTTTCCGAGCGACTATCAGTGCAAGTACGCCTACAGCAGCGGCTCCTACGCGACACCGACGCTCACCCCCGAAGCGATCTACGCCGTCACGGCCGACGGCGACGTCGCGGCGGTGACATTCGATTCCGGCGCGCCGATCTGGGAGCGGCCGCTCCTCAAGGAGACGAACGCCAAGATCGGAGCCTTCGGCGTCGGCATCAGCCCGCGGCTCTGGCAGGACCGGCTGATTCTCAACATCGGCGGCAAGGACGGGCAGGGGATCGTCGCTCTCTCGGCCGCAACGGGGGAAACGCTCTGGTCGGCAATCGACTACGGCCGCGGCTACGCAACGGCGATCGTCGCCCGGCAGCACGGACGGGATTTCGCCTACGTGCTGACAGAACAGGGGCTGGTGTCGCTCGATCCAAACGACGGTAAAGTCCACTGGATGTACCCCTTCGGGATCCAGGCCTCGGCGGAACGGGTCAACGCCGTCTCGCCGATCGTCGTCGGCAACCTCGTCATCATCTCCTCCGGCCCGGGCCCGGGGACCGCGGTCCTCGACATCCAGCCCGACGGATCGCACAAGCTCGTGTGGAAGAACCAGCGGGTCGTCGACGGACAGTACACGAACCTTCTTGAGCTGGACGGCTGTCTCTACGGCGTGACCGCCCGGCGGCTGGCGATGCTGCGATGCGCGGACCTGAAAACGGGCAAGCTCCTGTGGGAACACGAGTCCGACCTCTGCCGGGCGAACACGCTCTTCGTCGACGGCCACGTCCTCGTCCTCGGTGAGCACGGCCATCTGGGCGCGTTCGTCCCGGGGCGCGAGAAGCCCGCTCTCTTCCAGATGACCGCGGAACCGGTCCTCAGCACCCCCTGCTATTCAACGATGGCGCTGTGGGCCGGCCGGCTCTTCGTGCGGAACGAGAAGGAAGTGGTGTGCCTGGACCTGCGGACGTCGAGCCATCCGACGGTCGACGGGGAAACGTTGACGCGGAACGAACGGGACGCAGAGAGTCGGGCGGGCTCCGTGCGCGCCGCGGCCCAAGCCCGGAACTGAACCGGCGGATTTTCTATCCTCACTCGACCGCCGCCTCCGGCCGACGGTCTCCAGGCTCGCGACGCTGCGGGAGATCGGCCGCCCCGCCGTTAGGAGGTCAGCGGCCGGCGCTCACGATTCCGGTCCTGATGGCGTATCTTGGAAGGGGTATGACAGCGTGCCGGAGTTCTTCCGACTAAGGGCCGATCGATGCTCAGCCCCGTTTGGCAAGTGATGCTTTTGGATGCCGCGATCGGCCTCGGCCTGATCTCGCTGGCCTACTGGCCGCGGTTCCGCTGGGGCGTGCTCTGGGTGGCGATGCTGGCCTTCCCCGTGCTGATCTGCACGAAGGTCACGACCGGTCTCGTCATGTTCTCTCTCCTGGTCGGGATGTGGGCGACCGTGTGGCGGAGGGTGCCCGGTTGGGTTGCGGTCGGTCTCAATCTGCTGCTGCTCGCATTCGTGCTTCCGTGCAACTTTTCGGTTCTCGAATCGGGGGCTGTGCGGATGGAAGAGTGGCGAGCCCAACATCCGCGGATGTCGCTGGAGTCCCGGTTGGCCTACGAGGAGCCGCATCGGCCGGTCGAATCACAGGGCATTGAGGCCAGCCCACGGACCGACGAGCCCGAGATGACAATGGTCCTCAACCGCAGCAATCGGGCTAGGATTCTGAAGGAGCTGCATGCGGGGACCTATGACCACTTCGTGACCTCGCCGGGCTTCGGGGTCGAGCGAATGCGGCACGCCGTGCTTACGATGTCCGCGATACCGCTCCTCGACACGACCAAACTTCCGGAACCGCGTCCCGAACCCCCGGCCTATCCACAGGATCACGAGCCAGGAGGGGTGCCTCTCGCGCCGCGTTCCGAGTCGGCTCCGCGGTTCGAGCCGCCGCAGCTCCCGCCACCGGAGAACACCCTCGGCGATTCTCGGGGGATGCTGGACTTTCATCGGCAGGCCAAGTCGTCCTTCCTGGATCCGGAAGGCTGGGGTTACGTCCGCAATCAGCGTGAGGTCATTGGATTTGCGCCGCACGCCATGCGGCAGCACTCCAATTTTTCACTAGAGATGCATTCCGACGTCGACGGGGTGTGGCGGCTGTCGCGACTGGAGCTCATGAGTCTCCTCCGCCATGAGCGGCCGCGGGTCTACGTCTCGCGGAAGCT of Planctomyces sp. SH-PL14 contains these proteins:
- a CDS encoding Gfo/Idh/MocA family oxidoreductase yields the protein MSPLRRGPLAVMLLLLVLLGMGPAARAEEAEEIPEGKGIHPAFAVKNLPDAATSVALDPTGKTVAVGSYDVVELWNLSEKKRIAKVPTKSGFVRSLTYSNDGTHLYVGGYQGITPVTVADGTISPKWKGHRGYVTDLALTPDGQSLVSCAEDMTVRVWNVADGTERSKLGKFTDPVTGVAVSPDGTLVATTSGDETRLTRPGEIKVWKLATGEAVQTLTPHQKPPTEVTFSPDGKFLATTSFDERVNVYDVETGKALGFFGGHQRPSTCVAFFPDSQRLVSGCGGRFQGGAGIRVWTRDEGEVVDGVDFETGKVTDLALSADGKRLAVALDTKQAIVYEVEADDVRPKAEGRNGGQSGSGGVVVVPAETLPRSLAHAAVSPFAAAQEDKAAKPATQEKPETEEKAEPPKPVKPIKIGLIGLDTSHSVAFTTVLNSAKTKPGFEGCRIVAAYPWGSRDIESSKSRIPEYTKKVEELGVKVVDSIDDLLPMVDCVLLETNDGRPHLEQALKVFKAGKPVFIDKPVAGSLVDCLAIYQAAKEYNVPMFSSSSLRFIPESLKARAGEFGKVFGCDAFSPCSLEATHPDLFWYGIHGCEILYTVMGPGCETVTRASTKDADFVTGVWKEGRIGTFRGIRGGKGGYGGTVFGEKQAVPLGNFKGYEPLIVEIVKFFRTGEPPVAPEETIELYAFMEAADESKRQGGKPVSVKEVLEKAQAQVKARLDSLR
- the hisH gene encoding imidazole glycerol phosphate synthase subunit HisH, with the protein product MIQIIDYGMGNLRSVQKAFEKLGFPAEICSDPRHVATADRLVLPGVGAFRDAIHELNRLGFPDPIREYVASGRPFLGICLGLQLLFDVSFEDGEYAGLGIVPGQVVRFESQPGLKIPHMGWNSLRIVQPAPLLANLPQDPQVYFVHSYHVVPKDPSFIAATSDHGGEFVAAIQRGNLYATQFHPEKSQQVGLQLLRNFATA
- a CDS encoding DUF2089 family protein, whose amino-acid sequence is MSAPRTPVTNECPYCSEPMATRRMECTRCRIGVEAAFPESRLGNLPTEHQRFIEMFVLAGGNLKEIAEQTGVSYPTIRSRLLKIIDVLRAEIGKTSVTRGSLLDAVDDEPSAAELIKSI
- a CDS encoding tetratricopeptide repeat protein translates to MSRSDRRDEGAWLDSALHDPLLLNSLRSEDARRSIRRRRAVLLGGLLIAMLVGGFAIRATMAGKADSLATEGWSLWKAQSYTEAEEKFTEATKEDPKSENAWSGLGWSRFGQGKYPQAVEAFRKCLELAPKHPAALNGVGQCLLAQRKYDEAEKALLEAAPTAEAAWHGLGTVYLLKGDFKKAETWWQKIANQQPRNDLAARLLAASKAGSLSDELRAMIEPPGLPEPGATNGWALLNQGKMKEAREAFEAALKKSPDDLGAANGLGFTLLNLGEWDKAKPYFEQCLKANKSHAGAMNGLARCLHAEGKTDEAIALWEKLDRDFPGPNAGTTFLAQTWVERGEHAKAIPYIEKLLAEEPSNETYKEWLDNAKAGVAKKDQ
- a CDS encoding PQQ-binding-like beta-propeller repeat protein → MSGSLPRRTLLWATLRPAVPLLLWPLWGTGCQSQANSPAAGPPSASSSMVLTDDGAGTAAPDVATTAADRSEQASVSPPSKSRPGDWAQLFGANCDSRSPDHSLDWSWEPQGPPVVWRKPIGIGYSAPVLREGRLILQDRVEADERLVCFDAETGKERWITRFPSDYQCKYAYSSGSYATPTLTPEAIYAVTADGDVAAVTFDSGAPIWERPLLKETNAKIGAFGVGISPRLWQDRLILNIGGKDGQGIVALSAATGETLWSAIDYGRGYATAIVARQHGRDFAYVLTEQGLVSLDPNDGKVHWMYPFGIQASAERVNAVSPIVVGNLVIISSGPGPGTAVLDIQPDGSHKLVWKNQRVVDGQYTNLLELDGCLYGVTARRLAMLRCADLKTGKLLWEHESDLCRANTLFVDGHVLVLGEHGHLGAFVPGREKPALFQMTAEPVLSTPCYSTMALWAGRLFVRNEKEVVCLDLRTSSHPTVDGETLTRNERDAESRAGSVRAAAQARN